In a genomic window of Xenopus laevis strain J_2021 chromosome 5S, Xenopus_laevis_v10.1, whole genome shotgun sequence:
- the serp1.S gene encoding stress-associated endoplasmic reticulum protein 1 S homeolog, with amino-acid sequence MVAKQRIRMANEKHSKNITQRGNVAKSTRNVTEEKSAVGPWLLALFIFVVCGSAIFQIIQSIRMGM; translated from the exons ATGGTAGCCAAGCAGAGAATCCGCATGGCCAACGAGAAGCACAGCAAGAATATCACACAGAGAGGCAACGTGGCCAAGTCAACG AGAAATGTGACGGAGGAGAAATCTGCAGTGGGACCCTGGTTACTGGCGCTCTTTATCTTCGTGGTCTGTGGATCCG CTATTTTCCAGATTATTCAGAGCATCAGGATGGGCATGTAA